A genomic window from Pseudomonas argentinensis includes:
- a CDS encoding PAAR domain-containing protein produces MPATARLGDTCTGHGCWPPRANTAASPNVNINGIPAHRQGDAWAPHTCPSIPQTHASTLASGSATVFVNGKQLGRVGDPVACGSSVAAGSPNVFAGG; encoded by the coding sequence ATGCCTGCCACTGCCCGCCTCGGCGATACCTGCACCGGCCACGGTTGCTGGCCACCGCGCGCCAACACCGCGGCAAGCCCAAACGTGAACATCAACGGTATCCCCGCCCACCGCCAGGGCGACGCCTGGGCGCCCCACACCTGCCCCAGCATCCCGCAAACCCACGCCAGCACCCTGGCAAGTGGCAGCGCTACCGTCTTCGTCAACGGCAAGCAACTCGGCCGTGTCGGCGATCCCGTGGCATGCGGCTCCAGCGTTGCAGCTGGCAGCCCCAACGTATTCGCAGGGGGCTGA
- a CDS encoding terminase ATPase subunit family protein encodes MNTTAPYQPTTDSRRQAKFLYWTGWRITDIADYLGEKEKTVHSWKTRDEWDRADNVERIGGALEARLVQLILKEGKTGGDFKEIDLLHRQLERQARIQRFQDGGTEGELNPNLAKRNEGPKKQAVRNELSEEQIETLVEAFKDGCFDYQLDWYRAGNQRTRMLLKSRQIGATYYFAREALIDAITTGRNQIFLSASKAQAHQFKNYMQSFMNEVLGVKLTGDPIVLWNNAELHFLGTNFRTAQGRSGNFYFDEFFWVHGFEEINKVASGMALHKHWRKTYFSTPSSMAHPAYIYWTGERHNKGKPTAQHLNIDVSHDALQQGRRCDDGIWRQIVTILDAESRGCDLFDLEELRLEYDAQAFENLLMCQFVNDGDSIFPLQMLQPCMVDSWEVWEDYKPFAPRPLGERQVWVGYDPAENGDTAGLVVVAPPLVPGGKFRLVEKHQFRGMDFEAQARTIQQVTQRYWVTYIGIDTTGMGAGVAQLVKQFFPGLRTFSYSPEVKTRLVMKAWDVIRKGRFEFDAGWTDVAQALMAIRKTMTPSGRQFTYTAGRSDATGHADLAWALFHALINEPLEGQTTSNTAIMEFS; translated from the coding sequence ATGAACACTACCGCCCCCTACCAGCCGACCACCGACTCCCGCCGCCAGGCCAAATTCCTGTACTGGACGGGTTGGCGCATCACCGATATCGCCGACTACCTGGGCGAGAAGGAAAAGACCGTCCACAGCTGGAAGACCAGGGACGAATGGGACAGGGCCGATAACGTCGAGCGTATCGGCGGGGCGCTGGAAGCGCGGCTGGTGCAGCTGATCCTGAAAGAGGGGAAGACGGGCGGCGATTTCAAGGAAATCGATCTGCTGCACCGGCAACTGGAGCGGCAAGCGCGCATCCAACGCTTCCAGGATGGCGGCACCGAGGGCGAGCTCAACCCGAACCTAGCCAAGCGCAACGAAGGACCAAAAAAACAGGCGGTTCGCAACGAGCTGAGCGAAGAGCAGATCGAGACGCTGGTCGAGGCGTTCAAGGATGGGTGCTTCGATTACCAGCTCGACTGGTACCGCGCTGGCAACCAGCGCACGCGGATGTTGCTCAAGTCGCGTCAGATCGGCGCCACGTATTACTTCGCGCGGGAGGCCCTGATCGACGCGATCACCACCGGGCGTAACCAGATCTTCCTATCGGCCAGCAAGGCGCAGGCGCACCAGTTCAAGAACTACATGCAGTCGTTCATGAACGAGGTGTTGGGGGTGAAGCTGACGGGCGACCCCATCGTGCTGTGGAACAACGCCGAGCTGCACTTCCTGGGTACGAACTTTCGCACCGCTCAGGGACGCAGCGGCAATTTCTACTTCGACGAATTCTTCTGGGTGCACGGCTTCGAGGAAATCAACAAGGTCGCCTCGGGCATGGCGCTGCATAAGCACTGGCGCAAGACGTACTTCTCGACGCCATCGAGCATGGCCCACCCGGCGTATATCTACTGGACCGGCGAGCGGCACAACAAGGGCAAGCCTACGGCGCAGCACCTGAACATCGATGTGAGCCACGATGCCCTGCAGCAGGGCCGGCGGTGCGATGACGGGATCTGGCGGCAGATCGTGACCATTCTGGATGCGGAGTCGCGAGGGTGCGATCTGTTCGACCTGGAAGAGCTGCGCCTCGAGTACGACGCCCAGGCCTTCGAAAACCTGTTGATGTGCCAGTTCGTGAACGACGGCGACAGCATCTTCCCGCTTCAGATGCTGCAGCCTTGCATGGTCGACAGCTGGGAGGTGTGGGAGGACTACAAGCCGTTCGCGCCGCGGCCGCTGGGCGAGCGCCAGGTATGGGTGGGCTACGACCCGGCCGAGAACGGCGACACGGCCGGCCTGGTGGTGGTGGCGCCGCCGCTCGTGCCGGGCGGCAAGTTTCGCTTGGTCGAAAAGCATCAGTTCCGCGGCATGGATTTCGAAGCCCAGGCGCGAACAATCCAGCAGGTCACCCAGCGCTACTGGGTGACCTATATCGGCATCGACACCACAGGCATGGGCGCTGGCGTCGCGCAGCTGGTGAAGCAGTTCTTCCCAGGCCTGCGCACCTTCAGCTACAGCCCGGAAGTGAAAACCCGCCTGGTGATGAAGGCCTGGGACGTGATTCGCAAAGGGCGCTTCGAGTTCGACGCCGGCTGGACGGACGTCGCGCAGGCGCTGATGGCCATCCGCAAGACCATGACGCCCAGTGGGCGCCAATTCACCTACACGGCCGGGCGCAGTGATGCGACCGGGCATGCCGACCTGGCGTGGGCGCTGTTCCACGCATTGATCAATGAGCCGCTGGAAGGGCAGACCACCAGCAACACGGCCATCATGGAGTTCAGCTGA
- a CDS encoding tail protein X, whose amino-acid sequence MATLRAHQNETLDALCWRHYGRTAGVVEAVLEANPGLADLGPNLPQGHPVTLPEAAPQPEQQAVTLWD is encoded by the coding sequence ATGGCCACCCTCCGCGCCCACCAGAACGAAACCCTCGACGCCCTCTGCTGGCGGCACTACGGCCGCACCGCCGGCGTCGTCGAGGCCGTGCTCGAGGCAAACCCCGGTCTCGCCGACCTGGGCCCCAACCTTCCACAAGGCCACCCCGTCACCCTGCCCGAGGCCGCCCCGCAGCCCGAGCAGCAGGCGGTAACCCTATGGGACTGA
- the tig gene encoding trigger factor, with the protein MQVSVESTSALERRMSITVPAERIETQVNKRLQQTAQKAKIPGFRPGKVPMSVIRQRFEADARQEAVGDVIQSSFYEAVAEQKLAPAGQPSVEPKVLEKGKDLEFVATFEVFPEIKVSGLEGIAIERQQAEVADSDVDNMLDILRKQNTRFEAVDRAAEKDDQLNIDFVGKIDGEAFAGGSATGTQLVLGSGRMIPGFEDALIGAKAGEERVINPTFPEDYQNLDLAGKTAEFTVKVNSVSAPQLPELNDEFFALFGIKEGGLEGFRAEVRKNMERELRQAIKSKIKNQVMEGLLAANPVEVPKALIANEVNNLRVQAVQQFGGNIKPDQLPAELFEEQAKRRVSLGLIVAEVVKQFELKPDDARVRELIQEMASAYQEPEQVVAWYYKNDQQLNEVRSVVLEEQVVDTVLQKANVTDKSVSYEEAVKPAEAPQAA; encoded by the coding sequence ATGCAAGTTTCTGTTGAAAGCACTTCCGCTCTCGAGCGCCGCATGAGCATCACTGTGCCGGCCGAGCGCATCGAGACCCAGGTCAACAAGCGTCTGCAGCAGACTGCCCAGAAAGCCAAGATCCCTGGTTTCCGTCCCGGCAAGGTGCCGATGAGCGTGATTCGCCAGCGCTTCGAAGCCGACGCGCGCCAGGAAGCGGTAGGCGACGTCATCCAGTCTTCCTTCTATGAGGCGGTGGCCGAACAGAAACTCGCACCTGCCGGCCAGCCTTCGGTCGAGCCGAAAGTGCTGGAGAAGGGCAAGGACCTGGAGTTCGTCGCGACCTTCGAAGTGTTCCCGGAAATCAAGGTCAGCGGCCTCGAAGGCATCGCCATCGAGCGTCAGCAGGCTGAAGTGGCCGACTCCGACGTCGACAACATGCTGGACATCCTGCGCAAGCAGAACACCCGTTTCGAAGCCGTGGACCGCGCTGCCGAGAAAGACGACCAGCTGAACATCGATTTCGTCGGCAAGATCGACGGTGAGGCCTTCGCGGGTGGTTCCGCCACCGGCACTCAGCTGGTGCTGGGCTCCGGCCGCATGATCCCGGGCTTCGAAGATGCCCTGATCGGCGCCAAGGCCGGTGAAGAGCGGGTGATCAACCCGACCTTCCCCGAGGACTACCAGAACCTCGACCTGGCCGGCAAAACCGCCGAGTTCACCGTCAAGGTCAACAGCGTTTCCGCCCCGCAACTGCCGGAGCTGAACGACGAGTTCTTCGCCCTGTTCGGTATCAAGGAAGGTGGTCTGGAAGGTTTCCGCGCCGAAGTTCGCAAGAACATGGAGCGTGAACTGCGTCAGGCCATCAAGTCCAAGATCAAGAACCAGGTCATGGAAGGCCTGCTGGCCGCCAACCCGGTCGAAGTGCCGAAAGCATTGATCGCCAACGAAGTGAACAACCTGCGCGTGCAGGCCGTTCAGCAGTTCGGTGGCAACATCAAGCCCGACCAACTGCCGGCCGAGCTGTTCGAAGAGCAAGCCAAGCGCCGCGTATCCCTCGGCCTGATCGTTGCCGAAGTGGTCAAGCAGTTCGAACTCAAGCCCGACGACGCCCGCGTACGTGAGCTGATCCAGGAAATGGCCTCGGCCTACCAGGAGCCGGAGCAGGTCGTGGCGTGGTACTACAAGAACGACCAGCAACTGAACGAAGTGCGTTCGGTTGTACTGGAAGAGCA
- a CDS encoding head completion/stabilization protein: MSAFIAGGVAAPLTLTNDGFWPDIDLADLRDAQRIASSVTNGRLETAVVAAMISVNRELSTRKLRYQAEGHTHLDAVPADKIAERSVLTILYQRAVYSAASAEVAERYRSFDATNSGAAKAEEEEPTVDDYRRDSRFAIRDLLGISRTTVELL, encoded by the coding sequence ATGAGCGCATTCATAGCGGGTGGCGTTGCAGCGCCGCTCACACTCACCAACGACGGCTTCTGGCCGGACATCGACCTTGCCGACCTGCGCGACGCCCAGCGCATCGCCAGCAGCGTCACCAATGGCCGCCTGGAAACCGCCGTGGTGGCGGCCATGATCAGCGTCAACCGCGAACTCAGCACCCGCAAGCTGCGGTACCAGGCCGAGGGGCACACTCACCTGGACGCCGTACCCGCCGACAAGATCGCCGAGCGCAGCGTCCTCACCATTCTCTACCAGCGCGCCGTCTACAGCGCCGCCAGCGCCGAGGTAGCAGAGCGCTACCGCAGCTTCGACGCCACCAACAGCGGCGCCGCCAAGGCCGAGGAAGAAGAACCCACCGTCGACGACTACCGCCGCGACAGCCGCTTCGCCATTCGCGATCTGCTCGGCATCAGCCGCACCACCGTCGAGCTGCTGTGA
- a CDS encoding phage virion morphogenesis protein, translating into MADLNALEDWAGGLLAKLSPTERRQLNQGVARNLRRSQQQRIALQQNPDGTPFAPRRSQKALRGKKGRIRRRMFTKLRTAKLLKMQSNPNAIAIGFLGRTARIARIHQYGLKDRPGRGQSDVQYDRRELLGFTSAELDSIRDQLLEHLTR; encoded by the coding sequence GTGGCTGACCTCAACGCCCTGGAAGATTGGGCCGGCGGCCTGCTGGCCAAGCTCAGCCCCACCGAGCGCCGTCAGCTCAACCAAGGCGTAGCCCGCAACCTGCGCCGCAGCCAGCAGCAGCGCATCGCCCTGCAGCAAAACCCGGACGGTACCCCCTTCGCCCCACGCAGGAGCCAGAAGGCCCTACGAGGCAAAAAGGGTCGTATCCGCCGCCGCATGTTCACCAAGCTGCGCACGGCCAAGCTGCTCAAGATGCAGAGCAACCCCAACGCCATCGCCATTGGCTTCCTCGGCCGCACCGCTCGCATCGCCCGCATTCACCAGTACGGCCTGAAAGACCGACCCGGCCGAGGTCAGAGCGATGTCCAGTACGACCGCCGCGAGCTGCTCGGCTTCACCTCTGCCGAGCTGGACAGCATCCGCGACCAGTTGCTCGAACACCTCACCCGCTGA
- a CDS encoding phage holin, lambda family has translation MPDRPETWAFLLAWLESHHPLVYAALLSAALAAARLIYTGGSLRRALGEGFICGLITLAASNGLSLIGIPLEAAPFFGGVIGLLGADSIRALLQRIAQRKVDTP, from the coding sequence ATGCCTGACCGACCGGAAACCTGGGCCTTTCTCCTGGCCTGGCTCGAAAGCCACCACCCGCTGGTATACGCCGCGCTGCTCTCTGCGGCACTGGCCGCCGCCCGCCTCATCTACACCGGTGGCAGCCTGCGCCGCGCCCTGGGCGAGGGCTTCATCTGCGGGCTCATCACCCTGGCGGCCAGTAACGGCCTGTCGCTGATCGGCATCCCCCTGGAAGCCGCCCCCTTCTTCGGCGGCGTCATCGGCCTGCTGGGCGCGGACTCCATCCGCGCACTGCTGCAACGCATCGCCCAACGCAAGGTAGACACCCCATGA
- a CDS encoding GPO family capsid scaffolding protein, with the protein MSATAKKFRSKWTRIATEGATTDGRKIERKWIEQMAAQYSRNTYGARINCEHIKSYFPGSEFGAYGDVVALKAEEVELNGEKKLGLFAQLEPNEALLALNKKGQKIYTSIEVQPEFADTGKAYLVGLAVTDTPASLGTEALSFSAQHGTLAGRKQHAENLFTAAAETALDFEEIDDTPSMFAALKGRMADLLKLSKDKEGKDAAHFAELGEMIGDLAEHGAKQAEAFATVKSAHEKLQADHTKLAGEFADLLKKLGDTQEHSHKPRPPVTGGDGATLTDC; encoded by the coding sequence ATGTCCGCCACCGCCAAAAAATTCCGTTCCAAATGGACCCGCATCGCCACCGAAGGCGCCACCACCGACGGCCGCAAGATCGAGCGCAAATGGATCGAGCAGATGGCTGCCCAGTACAGCCGCAACACCTACGGCGCACGCATCAACTGCGAGCACATCAAGTCGTACTTTCCGGGCAGTGAGTTCGGCGCCTATGGCGACGTGGTGGCGCTGAAGGCTGAAGAAGTCGAACTCAACGGCGAGAAGAAGCTCGGCCTGTTCGCCCAGCTGGAGCCCAACGAAGCACTGCTCGCACTCAACAAAAAGGGCCAGAAGATCTACACCTCCATCGAGGTGCAGCCTGAGTTTGCCGACACCGGCAAGGCGTACCTGGTCGGCCTGGCCGTAACCGACACCCCGGCCAGCCTGGGTACCGAGGCGCTCAGTTTCAGCGCCCAACACGGCACCTTGGCCGGCCGCAAGCAGCACGCCGAGAACCTGTTCACCGCTGCGGCCGAAACCGCCCTCGACTTCGAAGAAATCGACGACACCCCCAGCATGTTCGCCGCCCTGAAAGGCCGCATGGCCGACCTGCTGAAACTGAGCAAGGACAAGGAAGGCAAGGACGCCGCCCACTTCGCAGAGCTGGGCGAAATGATCGGCGACCTGGCCGAGCACGGCGCCAAACAGGCCGAAGCCTTTGCCACCGTGAAGTCCGCCCACGAAAAGCTCCAGGCCGACCACACCAAGCTGGCCGGCGAATTCGCCGACCTGCTCAAGAAGCTGGGCGACACCCAAGAGCACTCCCACAAACCGCGCCCCCCGGTCACCGGTGGTGATGGCGCCACCCTCACCGACTGCTGA
- a CDS encoding phage portal protein, translating to MSDNQGAQAQQLSGQGARAEAFTFGDPVPVLDGREILDYLECWANGRWYEPPMSLDGLARSTRASVYLQSGLNFRRNMLVRTFKPHRLLSRQAFEQFATDWGTFGNAYLEKHDNMLRSTLGLRPVLAKYMRRGTDLDQYYQVRGWKDEHEFRRGTVCHVREADINQEIYGLPEWLAALQSALLNESATLFRRKYYQNGSHAGFILYMTDAVQDESFVTDLRQAMKDSKGPGNFRNLFMYAPGGKKEGIQLIPISEVSAKDDFAAIKNISRDDLLAALRIPPQLMGIVPQNAGGFGSIRDAAEVWAMNELEPIQARLLQVNEWLGEEVVRFDEFQLPVTAAGTS from the coding sequence ATGAGCGATAACCAAGGGGCGCAGGCCCAGCAATTGAGTGGCCAGGGCGCGCGCGCTGAGGCGTTCACGTTCGGAGACCCGGTGCCGGTGCTCGATGGCCGGGAGATCCTGGATTACCTGGAATGCTGGGCCAATGGGCGATGGTATGAGCCGCCGATGTCGCTGGACGGCTTGGCCCGGTCGACCAGGGCGAGCGTCTACCTGCAGTCGGGCCTTAATTTCCGTCGCAACATGCTGGTGCGCACCTTCAAGCCGCACCGGCTGTTGAGCCGCCAGGCGTTCGAGCAGTTCGCCACGGACTGGGGCACCTTCGGCAACGCCTACCTGGAGAAGCACGACAATATGCTGCGCAGCACGCTGGGGCTGCGGCCGGTGCTGGCCAAGTACATGCGGCGCGGTACCGACCTGGACCAGTACTACCAGGTGCGCGGCTGGAAGGATGAGCACGAGTTCCGGCGCGGCACGGTGTGCCATGTGCGCGAGGCCGACATCAACCAGGAAATCTACGGGCTGCCCGAGTGGCTGGCGGCGCTTCAGAGCGCGCTGCTGAATGAGTCGGCCACGCTGTTCCGACGCAAGTACTACCAGAACGGGTCGCACGCGGGCTTCATCCTGTACATGACGGATGCGGTGCAGGACGAGTCGTTCGTCACCGATCTGCGCCAGGCCATGAAGGACAGCAAGGGCCCGGGCAATTTCCGCAACCTGTTCATGTACGCGCCAGGTGGTAAGAAAGAGGGCATCCAGTTGATTCCGATCAGCGAGGTGTCAGCCAAGGACGACTTCGCGGCGATCAAGAACATCAGCCGTGACGACCTGCTGGCGGCCCTGCGCATTCCGCCGCAACTGATGGGCATCGTGCCGCAGAACGCCGGCGGGTTCGGCTCGATCAGGGATGCCGCCGAGGTGTGGGCGATGAACGAACTGGAGCCGATTCAGGCCAGGCTGCTGCAGGTGAATGAGTGGCTGGGGGAGGAGGTGGTGCGGTTCGACGAGTTCCAGTTGCCGGTGACGGCTGCCGGTACCAGCTGA
- a CDS encoding phage tail protein: MKKPNSLRAHLLASIPSLQHNPDRLLVFVDGGKIRSTSAPGLSFEYEYQLNVIITDFPGSPDAVSVPLLAWLLVNQSEMLTNLQKSTDGIQFEVDVLDGSTVDLSLTLPLTERIIVKRQADGTLHISHPDEPQLTPHLPQTTVQLIGEGQVLAQWPSGQPVGVDIETPHPAPRRG; encoded by the coding sequence ATGAAGAAGCCCAACAGCCTGCGCGCGCACCTGCTTGCCAGCATCCCAAGCCTGCAGCACAACCCAGACCGCCTGCTGGTGTTCGTTGATGGCGGCAAAATCCGCTCAACCAGCGCCCCCGGCCTGTCGTTCGAATACGAGTACCAGCTCAACGTCATCATCACCGACTTCCCCGGCTCGCCGGATGCTGTCAGCGTGCCCCTGCTCGCTTGGCTGTTGGTCAACCAGTCCGAAATGCTCACCAACCTGCAGAAGAGCACCGACGGCATCCAGTTCGAAGTCGACGTGCTCGACGGCAGCACCGTCGACCTGTCGCTTACCCTGCCGCTGACCGAGCGCATCATCGTCAAGCGGCAGGCCGACGGCACCCTGCATATCAGCCACCCGGACGAACCCCAGCTCACCCCGCACCTGCCGCAAACCACGGTGCAGCTGATCGGCGAAGGCCAGGTGCTGGCCCAGTGGCCAAGCGGCCAGCCGGTCGGCGTCGATATCGAAACCCCACACCCGGCGCCCCGTCGTGGCTGA
- a CDS encoding phage major capsid protein, P2 family, with protein MRNDTRQHFDAYLNQLAKLSGVSDPTKTFAVDPTVQQRLETRMQESSEFLSRIGMPGVDELKGEKVGLGVSSTIAGRTDTTGDGVRVPRDVSDLSKDGYECRHTDFDTAVRYAQLDAWAKFPDFQARLRDAILKRQALDRIMIGFNGTSAAATTNRATNPLLQDVNIGWLQKYRNNAPQRVMKGGKAANKVVIGTGETADYNNLDALVFDAVANLIDPWHRKDTGLVVILGSNLVHDKYFPLINKEQAATEKLATDMIISQKRMGGKQPVEVPHVPDGAMLITSLENLAIYWQISGRRRHVQENPSKNRIENFESSNDDYVVEDYGLGCLIENIELLEA; from the coding sequence ATGCGCAACGATACTCGCCAACACTTCGACGCCTACCTGAACCAGCTGGCCAAGCTGAGCGGCGTCAGCGACCCGACCAAGACTTTTGCTGTAGATCCAACCGTCCAGCAGCGTCTGGAAACCCGTATGCAGGAATCCAGCGAATTCCTCAGCCGCATCGGCATGCCCGGCGTCGACGAACTCAAGGGCGAAAAGGTCGGCCTGGGCGTCAGCAGCACCATCGCCGGCCGTACCGACACCACCGGTGACGGCGTGCGTGTACCGCGCGACGTATCCGATCTGAGCAAGGACGGTTACGAATGCCGTCACACCGATTTCGACACCGCCGTGCGCTATGCGCAGCTGGACGCCTGGGCCAAGTTCCCCGACTTCCAGGCCCGTCTGCGTGACGCCATCCTCAAGCGTCAGGCCCTCGACCGCATCATGATCGGCTTCAACGGCACCAGTGCCGCCGCAACCACCAACCGCGCCACCAACCCGCTGCTGCAAGACGTGAACATCGGCTGGCTGCAGAAGTACCGTAACAACGCACCGCAGCGCGTGATGAAGGGCGGCAAGGCTGCAAACAAGGTCGTGATCGGCACTGGTGAAACCGCTGACTACAACAACCTGGACGCCCTTGTGTTCGACGCCGTGGCGAACCTCATTGACCCGTGGCACCGCAAGGACACCGGTCTGGTCGTGATCCTCGGCAGCAACCTGGTGCACGACAAGTACTTCCCGCTGATCAACAAGGAACAGGCCGCCACCGAGAAGCTGGCCACCGACATGATCATTTCCCAGAAGCGCATGGGCGGTAAGCAACCGGTCGAAGTACCGCATGTGCCGGACGGCGCCATGCTCATCACCAGCCTGGAAAACCTCGCCATCTACTGGCAGATCAGCGGTCGCCGCCGCCACGTCCAGGAAAACCCGAGCAAGAACCGCATCGAGAACTTCGAGTCCAGCAACGACGATTACGTCGTCGAGGACTACGGCCTCGGCTGCCTGATCGAAAACATCGAACTGCTGGAGGCCTGA
- the gpM gene encoding phage terminase small subunit codes for MALSPAKRHFQQATAAIEAAAVLGPALTMEGATAYELMQAQLHQHKQQLKKIQSQEGKADTKRKLLPDYAPYVEGVLSAGKGAQDDVLTTIMLWRIDVGDYAGALAIAEYALPYNLTMPDSFERSLGCVVAEEIANVAIKQQKASGSFDLELLLRTEAATANEDMPDEARAKLHLAIGKAASALVPDDADAVDALPLLLMAKQDLARAIELHTNCGGKKDLERVERLLKKHAGTTG; via the coding sequence ATGGCACTGAGCCCTGCCAAGCGCCACTTCCAGCAGGCCACGGCTGCCATCGAGGCAGCCGCGGTGCTCGGCCCAGCCCTGACCATGGAAGGCGCCACCGCGTACGAGCTGATGCAAGCCCAGCTGCACCAGCACAAACAGCAACTCAAGAAGATCCAAAGCCAGGAAGGCAAGGCCGACACCAAGCGCAAGCTCCTGCCGGACTACGCCCCCTACGTCGAAGGCGTGCTCAGCGCTGGCAAGGGCGCCCAGGACGACGTGCTCACTACCATCATGCTGTGGCGCATCGACGTGGGCGACTACGCCGGCGCCCTGGCCATCGCCGAATACGCGTTGCCCTACAACCTCACCATGCCCGACAGCTTCGAGCGCTCGCTGGGCTGCGTCGTCGCCGAGGAAATCGCCAACGTCGCCATCAAGCAGCAGAAGGCCAGCGGCTCGTTTGATCTGGAGCTGCTGCTGCGCACCGAGGCGGCTACCGCCAACGAAGACATGCCCGACGAAGCCCGCGCCAAACTCCACCTGGCCATCGGCAAGGCGGCATCTGCCCTGGTACCGGACGACGCCGACGCGGTCGACGCCCTGCCCCTGCTGCTCATGGCCAAGCAGGATCTGGCCCGCGCCATCGAGCTGCACACCAACTGCGGCGGCAAAAAGGATCTGGAGCGCGTCGAGCGCCTCCTGAAGAAACACGCCGGCACCACCGGCTAA
- a CDS encoding phage baseplate assembly protein V: MNIADIIRRLENMIRFGTIAEVDHAKSRCRVSTGGIITNWLPFFSRRAGSTNEWDPVSVGEQCVVFCPSGDPAVGIVLAGIYSEANPAKSSDPAVHRVEWANGDYVEHHAETGAYALKVSGHVDIQAASLSIQCSGAVSINGSRIDLN, encoded by the coding sequence ATGAATATTGCCGACATCATCCGCCGCCTCGAAAACATGATCCGCTTCGGCACCATTGCCGAAGTCGACCATGCAAAGTCGCGTTGCCGCGTCTCCACCGGTGGCATCATTACCAATTGGCTGCCGTTCTTCTCCCGCCGTGCCGGTAGCACCAATGAGTGGGACCCGGTCAGCGTCGGTGAACAGTGCGTGGTGTTCTGCCCAAGCGGTGATCCGGCTGTCGGCATCGTCCTGGCCGGCATCTATTCCGAAGCCAACCCCGCCAAGAGCAGCGACCCAGCCGTTCACCGCGTGGAATGGGCCAACGGCGATTACGTCGAGCACCACGCCGAAACAGGCGCCTATGCGCTCAAGGTCAGCGGCCACGTCGATATCCAGGCCGCCAGCCTGTCCATCCAATGTTCCGGCGCCGTCAGCATCAACGGCAGCCGCATCGATCTGAACTGA
- a CDS encoding N-acetylmuramidase domain-containing protein has protein sequence MTQPTLRHGDRSQAVQQLQRSLVARGYTLYPDGEFGDKTEAAVRAFQLKVGLVVDGAAGPKTLAALAGADCSKLLSNATLVAAAKRLGVELACVYAVNEVESAGAGFLANGKPAILFERHIMHRQLSTPRTSDQVAAKLKARADLLATEFPNLVNVRPGGYAGGVAEHQRLAQARQLDDTAALESASWGAFQIMGFHATSLGYPSVQAFAVAMAQDENAQFNAFVAFIEVDPVLHKALKARKWADFAKRYNGPNYARNLYDVKLQRAYERHAGCGCGQQAAA, from the coding sequence ATGACCCAGCCCACCCTTCGCCACGGCGATCGCTCCCAGGCCGTCCAGCAGTTGCAGCGCTCACTGGTCGCCCGCGGCTACACGCTCTACCCGGACGGCGAATTCGGCGACAAGACCGAGGCCGCAGTACGCGCCTTCCAGCTCAAGGTTGGCCTGGTGGTCGATGGCGCAGCCGGCCCGAAAACCCTGGCCGCCCTCGCCGGCGCCGACTGTTCCAAGCTGCTCAGCAACGCCACCCTGGTGGCTGCTGCCAAACGCCTTGGCGTAGAGCTGGCCTGCGTCTATGCCGTCAACGAAGTGGAGTCCGCCGGCGCTGGCTTCCTGGCCAACGGCAAGCCCGCCATCCTGTTCGAGCGGCACATCATGCATCGCCAATTGAGCACCCCGCGCACCTCTGATCAGGTCGCCGCCAAGCTCAAGGCCCGCGCCGATCTGCTCGCTACGGAATTCCCCAACCTGGTCAACGTCCGCCCCGGCGGTTACGCCGGCGGCGTGGCCGAGCACCAGCGCTTGGCCCAGGCGCGCCAGCTCGACGACACAGCCGCGCTCGAATCGGCCAGTTGGGGCGCCTTCCAGATCATGGGCTTCCACGCCACCAGCCTGGGCTACCCCTCCGTCCAGGCCTTCGCCGTCGCCATGGCCCAGGACGAAAACGCCCAGTTCAACGCCTTCGTGGCATTCATCGAGGTCGATCCCGTATTGCATAAGGCGCTGAAGGCGCGCAAATGGGCCGACTTCGCCAAGCGCTACAACGGCCCCAACTACGCCCGCAACCTCTACGACGTGAAGCTGCAGCGCGCCTATGAGCGCCATGCCGGCTGTGGCTGCGGCCAACAGGCGGCCGCGTGA